The following is a genomic window from Xenopus laevis strain J_2021 chromosome 2L, Xenopus_laevis_v10.1, whole genome shotgun sequence.
ttctgtgttatgtgggcctctttatcaaattttggtttggaagtcggagttcccctttaatctttgtaactatgtatttttatatttaaactttaaaatagactGGCAGAGACTGATATACatgatgatgtataatctctgtaacatGCTGTGTAGATGTGTCGGCACTATACAAAAACTAGATAGTAATAATTTATTGCAATGTGTGTTTCCCTTTGTGTGCTATTATTGTATTGTGTAACATGTACAGAGCTGTGTATATaggtagcactttataaatagagttatatatttatacataaatgccattttctagaTATCTTCAGGCCATTCATCCAGACCGTTATCTCCAGAAGACAAGTCATCATCAAATATAAGGGTACCATCCACTGGTAGAAGAGCCAACAGTTTAATCTCGCAGTCAGCTGACTTTGACTCGCCTCCTCAGCTTTGTAGCTTCTTGGATAGTTCAGCTGCAAAGCACAGGCTTTCAGTAAGGCCACGAAACCAAAGATCATGCACATCAAGGAGGCCTTCTGCGGTAAGCTTTCCCAAAAATTAACTTGTTATGTAATTATCTAAAGTAATCTTAGTAGACaaacttattttaattaataaacatataatatatatgtgtaggtGTACTACTAAATTCCACTGTTTTATGAGTGAATCAATATCAATATAACAAAcaatatatcaatacattttagcATTCCACaaggaagaaatacattttagctTCAGATACCCCATTAGCCATATTTTTTGCACTAGTGGTATCTATCTATAATTGTATTGTTATATTAtgtgttatatactgtaaatacagtatgGATGCACTTATAATACATTGGGTTCTTGTAGAATAATAACTTGTATAGTAATATTGCTTGCTTTTCTTTAGTCTGTCCTAGATGAATCTGTTATTACTACAACTTTCACTGAAGTAGAAGATGAAAATGTCATGGAGGAAGCAGTCTCGAGATCTACAAATGACAATCAAGAAATGGTCATAGACTCAAATGCAGTATTCGACACTCCACAGAGCATACAAGAAACAGAAACTTTGGCGGGTCCTGGTAGCATACAGTCTCCTCTTATGCAGGAAGAAGCTGTGATCTCATCAAATGAACTAGAATTAATTAGTGTAGTAACATCACAATCTCAGGATGCCACAAGTTCTCAAGATATAAAACTTCAAAACAAATTATTGGAAGATTTGCAGGACAAATGTGCACGCAGTTTAAGTATTTTAGAAGGGAACTTATGTGATGAGGTTCAAGTTAAAACAGACTTCTCTAAAGAGGATGGCCTTCCCCAGTCTCTTAGATCAGAAAAGAGAATATTAAAAGGTCATAGAAAGTCTTTGGAATCTGCTCAGGAAAAGGTTATTGAAAAGCCATTTCTTGGGCCTGATGTCAGCTCACCACCTTCAAACATTTCTCAGACTGAACCATTACCCACCGAAGACCTTCCACTTTCTGGCACAGAAAAGAGCAGGAACACTCCAGAGCAATCTATAGTtgataatgaaaatattaaacatttggaAAAGGCTGCTGGGGAAATAGAAAGTACAAATAGAAAGTTTTCTGTATCCTCAGCTTGGGAAAGGCCCCGGACTGGCAGCTTTACACTAAAAGGAAATATTGAGAATGAGACTTTTAAAAACATGAAGTTCACTCTGCCTAAGTCAGGTTTGTCTGTACATGAAAGAATGAAAGATGAGCCAAGATTTTCTTCAACACACACTGAAAGTGAAGCCAGTGTCAGGAAAAATGAAATGTTCACTGACTCAGAAAGTACTTCAGTGGACAAAGCCATCCTTAGTCACATTCCGTTGCCTCAGAGTTCTGTGCCAGCTTCCAGCGATTTGCCGATGGTAACAGACCTACAGACATGCTCTGAGAACAAAAACCCCTTTTTTGTGAAGCTGAGATCCACCTCCTTTTCCTTTAGATACAGAGAGGGCATAAACTCTGACTCTGTCAGACTGAAAAGGCACAGTGCTGAGATTAATCTGGAAAACACAGGATGTTCCTCATTTTCCAAGGATGAGTTACTAGAAGTCAGCAAAACAGAAAGCCATTTTCCCAGTTTgagaaatgaaaaacagaaaactaAAACAAACTCTAGTGAATTGACACAAGCAAAACCACCACTGCCTAAAAAACCTGTTTTGCAGAATAATTTAGGAACTGACAATGCCACAAAAAAGGACTCCCCCACGTGTGTCTCAGATCTGGAGAAGAAAAACTGTAAGATGGAAAAAACACTCCCTGAAAGAAGAACAAGTTTACACAGTTTACACAAGACTGGTGAGAatgccaatatttattttttttggtaaaattaatACACTTTGAGTCACAGTATTCAGTAGTGATTCTTGAATCTTATTATGGGGAAGTCCCTAATTACACCAAGAGGACCCTATACTTTGGAGGGTCTTAAAGAACATTTTCAAATGCCAGAATCTGAGAGTTTTCGAGCGCTCCAAATTCTCCATTTTATTAATGCATGTTGGAAAACGGGCTCACCTCATTAGAGGCTCTACTCTTTTTATGAAAAATAGTCCCTAAGGGGGATTACACCGAAAGGAGCAATTTCTCTTCTATATAAACAATTTATTACTCCAGCCCAAATTCTAGAAGTGAAATACATTAAGTTATGGGAAACAGACATTGGTCGTTCTTCAACTGAACAAGAGTGGTTAAAGACATGGAAAAAAATCGGAAAAGCTCTATTAGTACAGTTATGTTAGAAGCAGGGTATAAAGTATTGTTCTGATGGTACATGACTCCTGCTCGAATAGCCAGGATTTATCCACTCGCCGATGGCAATTGTTATAGAGGCTGCCGCCTTAGaggcactatggggcaaattcactaggattcgtagttgcgccaggcgtaacttcgccgcacttcgccacacttcgccaggcgtagtt
Proteins encoded in this region:
- the cracdl.L gene encoding CRACD-like protein isoform X2, coding for MDVRIRDAENLVDDCSAKKKSKFKSFKKFFGKKKRKETLSSTGKFSLKQSQSTSDVTYPEFALADVESEDEIGSSAGILGSRAVSHDSIFIPELTQENAKPVRVFSQENVSDRIKALQLKLQSNLKPGLSPFGILGKRTDDAGTISEDDGLPRSPPELSLYLHEVTKPKFSDNHHSTFSLAGTGSEEDEQISSGHSSRPLSPEDKSSSNIRVPSTGRRANSLISQSADFDSPPQLCSFLDSSAAKHRLSVRPRNQRSCTSRRPSASVLDESVITTTFTEVEDENVMEEAVSRSTNDNQEMVIDSNAVFDTPQSIQETETLAGPGSIQSPLMQEEAVISSNELELISVVTSQSQDATSSQDIKLQNKLLEDLQDKCARSLSILEGNLCDEVQVKTDFSKEDGLPQSLRSEKRILKGHRKSLESAQEKVIEKPFLGPDVSSPPSNISQTEPLPTEDLPLSGTEKSRNTPEQSIVDNENIKHLEKAAGEIESTNRKFSVSSAWERPRTGSFTLKGNIENETFKNMKFTLPKSGLSVHERMKDEPRFSSTHTESEASVRKNEMFTDSESTSVDKAILSHIPLPQSSVPASSDLPMVTDLQTCSENKNPFFVKLRSTSFSFRYREGINSDSVRLKRHSAEINLENTGCSSFSKDELLEVSKTESHFPSLRNEKQKTKTNSSELTQAKPPLPKKPVLQNNLGTDNATKKDSPTCVSDLEKKNCKMEKTLPERRTSLHSLHKTGKSTPSPIAAPESINPVQTSWISMSRQKPRALKDEPVQAELKSANQDAGNQNREKTEANLKQFVDLIQNKPANAVAEFQGQDTKAELKEQRQRASTLSLPAHDKTPKRQATLSAEPTWMELAKKKSQAWSEMPQKRK
- the cracdl.L gene encoding CRACD-like protein isoform X1 codes for the protein MDVRIRDAENLVDDCSAKKKSKFKSFKKFFGKKKRKETLSSTGKFSLKQSQSTSDVTYPEFALADVESEDEIGSSAGILGSRAVSHDSIFIPELTQENAKPVRVFSQENVSDRIKALQLKLQSNLKPGLSPFGILGKRTDDAGTISEDDGLPRSPPELSLYLHEVTKPKFSDNHHSTFSLAGTGSEEDEQISSGHSSRPLSPEDKSSSNIRVPSTGRRANSLISQSADFDSPPQLCSFLDSSAAKHRLSVRPRNQRSCTSRRPSASVLDESVITTTFTEVEDENVMEEAVSRSTNDNQEMVIDSNAVFDTPQSIQETETLAGPGSIQSPLMQEEAVISSNELELISVVTSQSQDATSSQDIKLQNKLLEDLQDKCARSLSILEGNLCDEVQVKTDFSKEDGLPQSLRSEKRILKGHRKSLESAQEKVIEKPFLGPDVSSPPSNISQTEPLPTEDLPLSGTEKSRNTPEQSIVDNENIKHLEKAAGEIESTNRKFSVSSAWERPRTGSFTLKGNIENETFKNMKFTLPKSGLSVHERMKDEPRFSSTHTESEASVRKNEMFTDSESTSVDKAILSHIPLPQSSVPASSDLPMVTDLQTCSENKNPFFVKLRSTSFSFRYREGINSDSVRLKRHSAEINLENTGCSSFSKDELLEVSKTESHFPSLRNEKQKTKTNSSELTQAKPPLPKKPVLQNNLGTDNATKKDSPTCVSDLEKKNCKMEKTLPERRTSLHSLHKTGKSTPSPIAAPESINPVQTSWISMSRQKPRALKDEPVQAELKSANQDAGNQNREKTEANLKQFVDLIQNKPANAVAEFQGQDTKAELKEQRQRASTLSLPAHADKTPKRQATLSAEPTWMELAKKKSQAWSEMPQKRK